GGTCAGCCATGACCTGGGCGTGGTCGCGCGGATGGCCGACGAGGTGTGCGTGCTGAGCGCCGGGCGGGTCGTCGAGGCCGCCCCCACCCGTCGGCTCTTCGCCGCCCCCGCCGACCCGTACACCCGCCGGCTGCTGGCCAGCGTCCCGCGTATCGCGGACGCGGGGCTCGCGGTGGTGGGGGAGGACGGTACGCGGGAGATCCGGCCCAGGGCGGGCGTGGCCAGGGACGCGGCGGAGGCGGTGAACGTACGGGAAGTCGTGATCGACTACGGGGCCAGCCGCGCCGTGGACGGAGTCTCCTTCAGCGTGCGGCGCGGTGAGGTGCTGGCGCTGGTGGGCGAGTCGGGGAGCGGTAAGTCGACGATCGCGTGGTCGCTGGCGGGGTTGCGGGTGCCGTCGGGCGGGATGATGAGGGCTGCGGCTGGGGGCTCGCCCGGTGGTTCGTCAGGTGACGGGTCCGGTGACGGGTCCGGTGGCCGATCCAGCGGCCCGCCCGACGGCTCGTCCGGCGGCGACGGGGACCTGAGCGCCCCCGCGCGGCGGCGCCCGCTCGCCCTGCGCCGCACCGTCCAGCTCGTCTTCCAGAACGCCGACACCGCGCTCAACCCGCGGCGCTCGGTGGGCGACGCGGTACGGCGGCCGCTGCGCTTCTTCGGTACGGCCGGGTCTCGGGGCGAGGCGGCGTCGCGCGCCCGTCAGCTGATCGCCGACGTCCGCCTCGACCCCGACTTCGCCGACCGACTCCCCGCCCAGCTCTCCGGCGGCCAGCGCCAGCGCATCGGCATCGCCCGGGCGCTGGCCGGTGAGCCCGATCTGCTGATCGCGGACGAGATCACGACGGCGCTGGATGTGTCCGTACAGGCCGATGTGTTGCGCCTGCTGGACGACCTGCGCCGGGAGCGTGAACTGGCCTGCCTGTTCATCAGCCACGACCTGGCGGTGGTGCGGGGGATCGCGGACCGGGTGGTGGTGCTGCGGCACGGGGTGGTGGTGGAGGAGGGCCCGACGGACGCGGTCTTCGCGGCTCCGGGCCACCCGTACACCCGCGAACTGATCGCCGCCGCCCTCGAACCCGACCCGGACGCGGAAGCCGCCGTCGAGGCGGCCGACGCCTGGGAGGATGCCGCCGAACTGGGCGCCGTCTGGGACGAGCTGGGCGCCGGCCACCGAGTCCGCAGGTGGCGGCCGCCGAATGCTTAGCCCCCACCCCGCCCCTCCCCGAAACCGGGGGGGCACCCCCGGCCCCCCACCGGGG
This genomic interval from Streptomyces asiaticus contains the following:
- a CDS encoding ATP-binding cassette domain-containing protein; its protein translation is MTTSPKAPIVSVDKLSVAYRSGGGEVPVVQEVSLEVSPGRTLALVGESGSGKSTVAATLLGHLRHGSRITGGRVAVDGDDVFALSARELRRLRGGTVAMVAQNAGHALTPSMRIGRQIAEAGGEVPVTDLLEQVRLSHGRELARRYPHELSGGQQQRVAIAMAIAARPKVLVLDEPTTGLDVITQRGVLDLIGALREELGLAAVLVSHDLGVVARMADEVCVLSAGRVVEAAPTRRLFAAPADPYTRRLLASVPRIADAGLAVVGEDGTREIRPRAGVARDAAEAVNVREVVIDYGASRAVDGVSFSVRRGEVLALVGESGSGKSTIAWSLAGLRVPSGGMMRAAAGGSPGGSSGDGSGDGSGGRSSGPPDGSSGGDGDLSAPARRRPLALRRTVQLVFQNADTALNPRRSVGDAVRRPLRFFGTAGSRGEAASRARQLIADVRLDPDFADRLPAQLSGGQRQRIGIARALAGEPDLLIADEITTALDVSVQADVLRLLDDLRRERELACLFISHDLAVVRGIADRVVVLRHGVVVEEGPTDAVFAAPGHPYTRELIAAALEPDPDAEAAVEAADAWEDAAELGAVWDELGAGHRVRRWRPPNA